One window of the Janthinobacterium sp. PAMC25594 genome contains the following:
- a CDS encoding carbonic anhydrase, whose translation MEELEKFVNGFSLFQQQYFSEPQTLYDSLRDGQRPTTLLIGCCDSRVDPMLLTGSDPGDMFVVRNIANLVPPCTPDAPPGVSSAIEFAVCKLEVARVIVLGHARCGGIRALLEPQPRAEGQETDFVGQWMRIAEPVAQRVRRELAHRSSEEQHHACELASILQSLDNLLTYPWLKRRVEQGGLKLHGWYFDIDSGALMAYSARQQQFLPLVCPIERARHLHERPWPDAVR comes from the coding sequence ATGGAAGAACTGGAAAAATTCGTCAACGGCTTCAGCCTGTTTCAGCAGCAGTACTTCAGCGAGCCGCAAACCCTGTACGACAGCCTGCGCGACGGGCAGCGGCCCACGACCTTGCTGATCGGCTGCTGCGATTCGCGCGTCGACCCCATGCTGCTGACGGGCAGCGATCCGGGTGACATGTTCGTCGTGCGCAATATCGCCAACCTCGTGCCGCCGTGCACGCCCGACGCGCCGCCCGGCGTCAGCTCGGCCATCGAGTTTGCCGTCTGCAAGCTCGAAGTGGCCAGGGTCATCGTGCTGGGCCACGCGCGCTGCGGCGGCATCCGCGCGCTGCTGGAACCGCAGCCGCGCGCGGAAGGGCAGGAAACGGACTTCGTGGGACAGTGGATGCGCATCGCCGAACCGGTGGCGCAGCGCGTGCGGCGCGAGCTGGCGCATCGCTCGTCGGAAGAGCAGCACCATGCGTGCGAGCTGGCCAGCATATTGCAGTCGCTGGATAACCTGCTGACCTACCCTTGGCTGAAGCGCCGGGTGGAGCAGGGGGGGCTGAAACTGCATGGATGGTATTTCGACATCGACAGCGGCGCCCTGATGGCGTATTCGGCGCGCCAGCAGCAGTTTTTGCCGCTGGTCTGTCCGATAGAGCGGGCGCGGCATTTGCATGAGCGCCCGTGGCCGGATGCGGTCAGGTAA
- a CDS encoding ribonucleotide reductase subunit alpha has translation MSITDYASLLRSARDQEQPQRLLFTFTQAQAQPGGQGKSLTPVMCADKLPDELGSFETLMEESKQMQTHWDVVFVAGLAGREGQPPAAQDCEAPLRAMVTAIEQGRIDGLLAFDRSGDLLRFS, from the coding sequence ATGTCGATTACCGATTACGCCAGCCTGCTGCGCAGCGCCCGCGACCAGGAACAGCCGCAACGCCTGCTGTTCACCTTTACCCAGGCGCAAGCCCAGCCAGGCGGCCAGGGCAAGTCCCTCACGCCCGTGATGTGCGCCGACAAGCTGCCCGATGAACTGGGCAGCTTCGAGACATTGATGGAGGAGTCGAAACAGATGCAGACGCACTGGGACGTGGTCTTCGTGGCGGGACTGGCGGGTCGCGAGGGCCAGCCGCCGGCCGCACAGGACTGCGAAGCGCCCCTGCGCGCCATGGTGACGGCCATCGAGCAAGGCCGCATCGACGGCCTGCTGGCGTTTGACCGCAGCGGCGATTTATTGCGTTTTAGCTGA
- a CDS encoding TonB-dependent receptor has translation MPSTTLIYASSASTVCRRRVAALAVSQALWLLAASGASAAAPLAQAANAARIELAIPAGTLEQVLVRFGQQTGTMLSYQAAALAGKRSAGLTGSYSVPAALGAIVAGSGLRALPQANGGYVLDAAAADGGQTMPEMKVSASFDANGATEGSGAYTTQAMRSATRLGLSVRETPQAVSVVTRQQMDDQNLQTVEDVLQNAAGIAINRYDSDRTSFFARGFSIASYQYDGIPTTVDNAYNVGDSTLDMTAYDRVEIVRGATGLLTGAGEPSATINLVRKRASSGQLAGNAALSLGSWNNARASADLSTPLTADGKVRGRVVASYQDSESYVDLYHGKKAMAYATVEADLAPGSVLIAGYEYQDNRPRGGMYGGLPLWYADGERATFSRSATTATTWSRWFSTSQTAFLRLEQSLGSGWNLTAMLNHGWGNYSAAELFANTWPDKATGQGVTGYAGFYSGTRRQDSVDAYVQGPLQLLGRTHDLAFGVSGSNQFSSNPGIAGGSVDYGNFHQWQGVTPEPDWNNPNFSRWQLLDTVQQRGIYGTARFSLADPLKLIVGARYSRYKADHVDDWGGSYAYAKHAVTPYAGLVWDIDTQHALYTSYSKIFKPQGYQDRFGRYLDPVQGKNVEAGVKGEYFGGKLNAALAVFRIAQDGLAQEDTGHFVGNALTQAYFSASGTTSKGVELDVSGELAKGWNVSASVSHAAAEDNAGARLNSYVPQTLARVFSTYQLRGDWRALSVGGGVNWQSGAYRDATGPKGTERVEQGGYAVASLMAKYALSRQLSLQANVNNLFDKHYYSQLGMYNQGYWGAPRNASVTLRYIF, from the coding sequence ATGCCCAGCACAACTCTTATTTACGCTTCTTCCGCTTCCACTGTATGCCGCCGCCGCGTGGCGGCGCTGGCCGTCAGCCAGGCCCTGTGGTTGCTCGCCGCCAGCGGCGCCTCGGCTGCCGCCCCCCTTGCCCAGGCAGCCAATGCGGCGCGCATCGAGCTGGCGATACCTGCCGGCACCCTGGAACAGGTACTGGTGCGCTTCGGCCAGCAGACGGGCACCATGCTTTCCTACCAGGCCGCCGCCTTGGCGGGCAAGCGCAGCGCCGGCCTGACGGGCAGCTACAGCGTGCCTGCAGCGCTGGGCGCCATCGTGGCCGGCTCGGGCTTGCGTGCCCTGCCGCAGGCGAATGGCGGCTATGTGCTCGACGCGGCAGCGGCCGATGGCGGTCAGACCATGCCCGAGATGAAGGTCAGCGCCAGCTTTGATGCGAACGGCGCGACGGAAGGCAGCGGCGCCTATACGACGCAGGCCATGCGCTCGGCCACGCGCCTGGGCTTGTCCGTGCGCGAGACGCCGCAAGCCGTCAGTGTGGTCACGCGCCAGCAGATGGATGACCAGAATCTGCAAACGGTAGAAGACGTGCTGCAAAACGCGGCCGGCATCGCCATCAACCGCTACGACAGCGACCGTACTTCGTTTTTTGCGCGCGGCTTTTCCATCGCCAGCTACCAGTACGACGGCATCCCCACCACGGTCGACAATGCCTACAACGTGGGCGACAGCACGCTGGACATGACGGCCTACGACAGGGTCGAGATCGTGCGCGGCGCCACCGGCCTGCTGACGGGCGCGGGCGAACCGTCGGCCACCATCAACCTGGTGCGCAAGCGCGCGTCATCGGGGCAGTTGGCCGGGAATGCGGCCCTGAGCCTGGGTTCCTGGAACAATGCGCGCGCCAGCGCCGACCTGTCCACGCCGTTGACTGCGGACGGCAAGGTGCGTGGCCGTGTCGTCGCCAGCTACCAGGACAGCGAATCGTATGTGGATCTGTACCACGGCAAGAAGGCCATGGCGTATGCCACCGTGGAAGCGGACCTGGCGCCCGGCAGCGTGCTGATCGCCGGTTATGAATACCAGGATAACCGCCCGCGCGGCGGCATGTATGGCGGCTTGCCGCTGTGGTATGCGGATGGCGAGCGCGCCACGTTTTCCCGCTCCGCCACCACGGCCACCACCTGGAGCCGCTGGTTCAGCACCAGCCAGACGGCTTTTTTGCGCCTGGAGCAAAGCCTGGGCAGCGGCTGGAACCTGACCGCCATGCTGAATCACGGCTGGGGCAATTACTCGGCGGCCGAGCTCTTCGCCAATACCTGGCCGGACAAGGCCACGGGGCAGGGCGTGACGGGCTACGCCGGCTTTTACTCGGGCACGCGGCGCCAGGATAGCGTCGACGCCTATGTCCAGGGACCGCTGCAACTGCTGGGGCGCACGCACGACCTGGCGTTTGGCGTCTCGGGCAGCAACCAGTTCTCCAGCAATCCCGGCATTGCCGGCGGCAGCGTCGACTACGGCAATTTCCATCAATGGCAGGGCGTGACGCCGGAGCCGGACTGGAATAACCCGAATTTCTCGCGCTGGCAACTGCTCGACACGGTGCAGCAGCGTGGCATCTACGGCACTGCGCGCTTCTCGCTGGCCGACCCCTTGAAGCTGATCGTCGGTGCGCGCTACAGCCGCTACAAGGCGGACCACGTCGATGACTGGGGCGGCAGCTACGCCTATGCCAAGCATGCCGTCACGCCGTATGCGGGGCTGGTATGGGATATCGATACGCAGCATGCGCTGTATACCAGCTACAGCAAGATCTTCAAGCCGCAGGGTTACCAGGACCGGTTTGGCCGCTATCTCGACCCCGTGCAGGGCAAGAATGTGGAAGCGGGAGTGAAGGGCGAGTATTTTGGCGGCAAACTCAATGCGGCACTGGCCGTGTTCCGCATCGCGCAGGATGGCCTGGCGCAGGAAGACACGGGCCATTTTGTCGGCAATGCGCTGACGCAGGCGTATTTCTCGGCCTCGGGCACCACCAGCAAGGGCGTCGAACTGGACGTGTCGGGCGAGCTGGCCAAGGGCTGGAACGTATCGGCCAGCGTATCGCACGCCGCGGCAGAGGACAACGCGGGCGCGCGCTTGAACAGCTATGTGCCGCAGACCCTGGCGCGCGTATTTTCCACGTATCAGCTGCGTGGCGACTGGCGCGCCTTGTCCGTGGGCGGCGGCGTGAACTGGCAGAGCGGCGCCTACCGCGATGCGACGGGGCCGAAGGGCACGGAGCGCGTGGAGCAGGGCGGCTATGCCGTGGCCAGCCTGATGGCGAAATATGCGCTGTCGCGCCAGCTGTCGCTGCAGGCGAACGTCAACAACCTGTTCGACAAGCATTACTACAGCCAGCTCGGCATGTACAACCAGGGGTACTGGGGCGCGCCGCGCAATGCCAGCGTCACCCTGCGCTACATTTTTTGA
- a CDS encoding sigma-70 family RNA polymerase sigma factor has product MPPAQPGVHQEVGSLYHDHHRWLQGWLRHKLGNAFDAADVAHDTFMRLLNREESIAAREPRAFLTTVAKGVLGNLYRRRDLEAAYLDTLASLPAQSAPDPEAQAILLEALFDIDRRLDGLAPAVRRAFLLSQLDGMPQAAIALELNVSLATVQRYLVKAMHQCFFAQPVP; this is encoded by the coding sequence GTGCCGCCTGCCCAACCCGGCGTTCACCAGGAGGTGGGCAGCCTGTATCACGATCACCACCGGTGGCTGCAAGGCTGGCTCAGGCACAAGTTGGGCAACGCCTTTGATGCGGCCGACGTGGCGCACGACACTTTCATGCGCCTGCTCAATCGCGAAGAAAGCATCGCCGCGCGCGAGCCGCGTGCCTTCCTGACGACGGTGGCCAAGGGCGTGCTGGGCAATCTGTATCGCCGCCGCGATCTGGAGGCGGCGTATCTGGACACCCTGGCCAGCCTGCCGGCGCAAAGTGCGCCCGACCCCGAGGCGCAGGCGATTCTGCTCGAAGCCCTGTTCGACATCGACCGCCGCCTCGATGGCCTGGCGCCGGCCGTGCGCCGCGCCTTTCTGCTGTCGCAGCTCGATGGCATGCCGCAGGCGGCCATCGCGCTGGAACTGAATGTCTCGCTGGCCACCGTGCAGCGCTACCTGGTCAAGGCCATGCACCAATGTTTCTTTGCCCAGCCGGTGCCGTGA
- a CDS encoding FecR domain-containing protein — translation MFLCPAGAVMGALTPEAASLQAVEWLVRLQAGDVAPEVEQAWRAWRGSDPEHEQAWQHVEGCMARMRALPAPLAHGTLARKPAHAQANAARRQSLTFLALLAVGGGAWMAGGDEQARFWLADYRTGTGELRHVVLDDGTRIALNTASSIDVRYDAGQRLVTVLKGEIMVSTARDPAGRPFLVHTAQGRLQPVGTRFAVRAGGGVTRLGVFAGAVDIMPMLAPGAVQRLHPGQQTMFTANRTGAIEALPAGADAWTTGMLVAHDMPLAEFIGELARYRHGRLACDPAVAHLRVSGIYPLADTGQVLDMLTRTLPVDVRQSTRFWVSVVPHRKHP, via the coding sequence ATGTTTCTTTGCCCAGCCGGTGCCGTGATGGGCGCCCTGACGCCGGAAGCGGCCAGCCTGCAGGCTGTCGAATGGCTGGTGCGCCTGCAGGCCGGCGACGTAGCGCCAGAAGTGGAGCAGGCCTGGCGCGCCTGGCGCGGCAGCGACCCGGAACATGAGCAAGCCTGGCAGCATGTCGAAGGCTGCATGGCGCGCATGCGCGCCTTGCCAGCGCCGCTGGCGCACGGCACGCTGGCGCGCAAGCCCGCGCATGCGCAGGCCAACGCCGCGCGCCGCCAGTCGTTGACATTCCTGGCGCTGCTGGCCGTGGGCGGCGGCGCCTGGATGGCGGGCGGCGATGAGCAGGCGCGCTTCTGGCTGGCCGATTACCGTACCGGTACGGGCGAGCTGCGTCACGTCGTGCTGGACGACGGCACGCGCATCGCGCTCAATACGGCGTCCAGCATCGACGTGCGCTATGACGCGGGCCAGCGCCTGGTGACTGTATTAAAGGGCGAGATCATGGTCAGCACGGCGCGCGATCCGGCCGGCCGGCCGTTTTTGGTGCACACGGCGCAAGGCCGGTTGCAACCGGTGGGCACGCGCTTTGCCGTGCGCGCCGGTGGCGGAGTCACGCGCCTGGGCGTGTTTGCGGGCGCGGTCGACATCATGCCAATGCTGGCGCCAGGCGCCGTGCAAAGGCTGCACCCCGGTCAGCAAACGATGTTCACGGCGAACCGCACGGGGGCAATCGAGGCCTTGCCCGCCGGCGCGGACGCCTGGACGACGGGCATGCTGGTGGCGCACGATATGCCGCTGGCCGAGTTTATCGGCGAGCTGGCGCGCTACCGCCATGGTCGCCTCGCTTGCGATCCCGCCGTCGCGCACTTGCGCGTGTCCGGCATCTACCCGCTGGCCGATACGGGGCAGGTGCTCGACATGCTGACGCGCACCTTGCCCGTCGACGTGCGCCAGAGCACGCGTTTCTGGGTGAGCGTGGTGCCGCATCGGAAGCATCCCTAA
- a CDS encoding DUF3472 domain-containing protein, which translates to MKHRSSLFYAVLPAMPLLAACVAAPVASATPASVELAGNAFITSADKGAVIGEHGLTGWSNPAAVASMYFRVAEAGPVQVALDASLADGGDSTIRVKINGTPFDVRLAGKARKTYAVGTVNVPAAGYVKVDLQGLTRAKATFGDVSALKVTAGAALNYANDRANYYWSRRGPSVHMGYTVPVNTEYFYNEMTIPVGQDAIGSYFMANGFGQGYMGIQVKSPSERWILFSVWDAENGAKTTLVSKGAGVVDNAFGGEGTGGQTYLSYHWAAGTTYRFITRARPDGKGGSDYSAWFFAPETGKWRYIATWKRPAISTYLTRVHSFLENFIDTLGHTERRVQFGNQWARNVAGTWSEVTAGRYTGDATATNAQRMDYAGGVENGKFYLRNGGFFAGYVKTGQNFTRPATGQAPAVDVSALPMQ; encoded by the coding sequence ATGAAACACAGAAGTTCATTGTTCTACGCTGTCCTTCCCGCCATGCCTTTACTGGCCGCCTGCGTGGCCGCGCCCGTGGCGTCCGCGACGCCCGCCAGCGTGGAACTGGCCGGCAATGCCTTCATCACCAGTGCAGACAAGGGCGCCGTCATCGGCGAACATGGCCTGACCGGCTGGAGCAATCCGGCAGCGGTGGCCAGCATGTATTTCCGCGTGGCTGAAGCGGGTCCCGTCCAGGTGGCGCTGGACGCCAGCCTGGCCGATGGCGGCGACAGCACCATCCGCGTGAAGATCAACGGCACGCCGTTCGACGTCAGGCTGGCCGGCAAGGCGCGCAAGACCTACGCCGTCGGTACGGTCAATGTGCCGGCGGCCGGCTATGTGAAGGTGGACTTGCAGGGATTGACGCGCGCCAAGGCCACGTTCGGCGACGTTTCGGCACTGAAGGTGACGGCCGGCGCCGCGCTCAATTACGCGAATGACCGCGCCAATTACTACTGGTCGCGGCGCGGGCCGTCCGTGCACATGGGCTACACGGTACCGGTCAATACCGAGTATTTTTATAACGAGATGACGATACCCGTGGGACAGGACGCCATCGGCTCCTACTTCATGGCCAACGGCTTTGGCCAGGGTTACATGGGCATCCAGGTCAAGTCGCCCAGCGAGCGCTGGATCCTGTTCTCCGTGTGGGACGCCGAGAATGGCGCGAAGACCACCCTGGTCAGCAAGGGCGCCGGCGTGGTTGACAACGCATTTGGCGGCGAGGGCACGGGCGGGCAAACCTACCTTTCATATCATTGGGCGGCCGGCACCACGTACCGCTTCATCACGCGCGCGCGGCCCGACGGCAAGGGCGGCAGCGATTACTCGGCTTGGTTCTTCGCGCCCGAAACGGGAAAATGGCGCTACATCGCCACCTGGAAGCGGCCGGCGATTTCCACGTATTTGACGCGCGTGCATTCCTTCCTCGAAAACTTCATCGATACCCTGGGCCACACGGAGCGCCGCGTCCAGTTCGGCAATCAGTGGGCAAGGAACGTTGCCGGCACCTGGTCGGAAGTGACGGCAGGGCGCTACACGGGCGACGCCACGGCCACCAACGCGCAGCGCATGGATTATGCGGGCGGCGTGGAAAACGGCAAGTTCTACCTGCGTAACGGCGGTTTCTTCGCCGGGTACGTGAAAACCGGCCAGAACTTCACGCGCCCGGCCACGGGCCAGGCGCCCGCCGTCGACGTGAGCGCCTTGCCGATGCAATAG
- a CDS encoding nitrate/nitrite transporter, with protein sequence MRRKQASVLISSTFAFTICFAVWMMFAVLGIPIKTSLGLTETQFGLLAAMPVLTGSLVRVPLGIWTDKYGGRRVFFLLMLASVLPIYLISYATAYWHFLVLGMFVGLAGGSFSVGTPYVARWYEKERRGLAMGIFGAGNSGSALTKFVAPGIVAAFGWQMLPKVYAVAMLATAIIFWLFSYTDKSHLAPSGESFSAQMKVLKDPRVWRYCQYYSVVFGGYVALALWMTKYYVAEYGFDLKHAALLAACFSLPGGVLRAFGGWIADKYGAARVTWAVMWVCWVCFFLLSYPQTQMVIETVTGPLAIHIGLSPLWFTALLFIVGIAMAVGKASVFKFIGDDFSDNIGAVSGVVGLAGGLGGFILPVMFGALVDFTGVRSSAFMLLYGTVCVSLVWMYFSFKPLRAATIPQPAGATL encoded by the coding sequence ATGCGGCGCAAGCAGGCGTCCGTATTGATCAGCAGTACCTTCGCATTTACCATCTGCTTCGCGGTATGGATGATGTTTGCCGTACTGGGCATCCCCATCAAGACCAGCCTGGGCTTGACGGAAACACAATTCGGCCTGCTGGCCGCCATGCCCGTGCTGACGGGCTCCCTCGTGCGCGTGCCGCTGGGCATCTGGACGGACAAATACGGCGGACGCCGCGTCTTCTTCCTGCTGATGCTGGCCAGCGTGCTGCCGATCTACCTGATTTCCTACGCCACCGCCTACTGGCACTTCCTCGTGCTGGGCATGTTCGTGGGCCTGGCGGGCGGCTCGTTTTCCGTCGGCACGCCGTATGTGGCGCGCTGGTATGAAAAGGAGCGCCGCGGCCTGGCGATGGGCATCTTCGGCGCCGGTAACTCCGGTTCCGCGCTGACCAAGTTCGTCGCGCCGGGCATCGTCGCCGCCTTCGGCTGGCAAATGCTGCCCAAGGTGTATGCGGTCGCCATGCTGGCCACGGCCATCATCTTCTGGCTGTTTTCGTACACGGATAAATCGCACCTGGCGCCATCGGGCGAAAGTTTTTCGGCGCAGATGAAGGTGCTGAAGGACCCCCGCGTGTGGCGCTACTGCCAGTACTACTCGGTGGTGTTCGGCGGCTATGTGGCGCTGGCGCTGTGGATGACGAAGTATTACGTGGCCGAATACGGTTTTGATTTGAAGCACGCGGCGCTGCTGGCTGCCTGCTTCTCGCTGCCGGGCGGCGTGCTGCGCGCGTTCGGCGGCTGGATCGCGGACAAATACGGTGCGGCCAGGGTGACCTGGGCCGTGATGTGGGTGTGCTGGGTGTGTTTCTTCCTGCTGTCGTATCCGCAAACGCAGATGGTGATCGAGACCGTCACGGGGCCGCTGGCCATCCACATCGGCCTGTCGCCGCTGTGGTTCACCGCGCTGCTGTTCATCGTCGGCATCGCCATGGCTGTCGGCAAGGCGTCCGTCTTCAAGTTCATCGGCGATGATTTTTCCGACAACATCGGCGCCGTCTCGGGCGTGGTGGGCCTGGCCGGCGGTCTCGGTGGCTTCATCCTGCCCGTGATGTTCGGCGCCCTGGTGGACTTCACCGGCGTGCGTTCGAGCGCCTTCATGCTGCTGTACGGCACCGTCTGCGTTTCCCTCGTCTGGATGTATTTCTCGTTCAAGCCGCTGCGTGCGGCGACTATCCCTCAACCTGCAGGAGCAACGCTGTGA
- a CDS encoding SirB2 family protein, producing the protein MDYLSLKHFHMGCAAASGCLFLLRGAWMLRASPALQQRWVKILPHLIDTALLASAIALAVWSGQSPGSQPWLAAKLCALVAYIVLGTIALKRGKTPAVRGTAFALAVLVFAYIVAVAVTRQAWPL; encoded by the coding sequence ATGGATTACCTGAGTCTCAAGCACTTCCACATGGGTTGCGCCGCCGCCAGCGGCTGTCTTTTCCTCTTGCGCGGCGCCTGGATGCTGCGCGCCTCGCCCGCCTTGCAGCAGCGCTGGGTAAAAATCCTGCCGCACCTGATCGACACGGCCTTGCTGGCCAGCGCCATCGCCCTGGCCGTGTGGAGCGGCCAGTCGCCGGGCAGCCAGCCCTGGCTGGCCGCCAAGCTGTGCGCGCTGGTGGCCTACATCGTGCTGGGCACCATCGCGCTAAAACGGGGCAAGACGCCGGCCGTGCGCGGCACCGCCTTCGCGCTCGCCGTGCTGGTCTTCGCCTACATCGTCGCCGTGGCCGTCACCAGGCAGGCCTGGCCGCTCTGA
- a CDS encoding Gfo/Idh/MocA family protein yields MTTQINRRNFLSASAALAGGAMAGSALLPGDASAAPAAGRDKVRLGLIGTGMRGQVLLAELVRRDDVEVVALCDIEPIMLKHALGQVAKAGKPRPRTYGEDRDQKAYQRMLDAGGLDGVIIATPWEFHAPMAIAAMQAKIAVGCEVVAGITLQDHWDVLNTQLKTGTPYMLLENVCYRRDVMAALQMVRAGLFGELLHLQGGYQHDLRAVKFNSGNPAKPYGGGVEFGEKGWSEAHWRTQHSVERNGELYPSHGIGPCAMYTNINRGNRFTRINAFATKARGLHDYIVKQPGGAQHANAKVKFKLGDVVTTTLACENGETIILQHDTSLPRPYSLGFRVQGTDGLWMDLNNSIHIEGVSKPHQWDDFKAYQDKYEHPVWRKYAAQAEGAGHGGMDFFVIHAFVEALKANAPMPIDIYDAVTWSAITPLSEQSIAANFQTLDFPDFTGGQWKARKPIFALDGKY; encoded by the coding sequence ATGACGACACAAATCAATCGACGCAATTTCCTGTCCGCCAGCGCAGCGCTGGCCGGTGGCGCCATGGCCGGCAGCGCCTTGCTGCCTGGCGATGCCAGCGCCGCACCTGCCGCCGGCCGCGACAAGGTCCGCCTGGGCCTGATCGGCACGGGCATGCGCGGCCAGGTGCTGCTGGCCGAACTGGTGCGCCGCGACGACGTGGAAGTGGTTGCCCTGTGCGATATCGAACCGATCATGCTGAAACACGCGCTGGGCCAGGTGGCCAAAGCGGGCAAGCCGCGTCCGCGCACCTATGGCGAAGATCGCGACCAGAAAGCCTACCAGCGCATGCTGGACGCGGGCGGCCTCGATGGCGTGATCATCGCCACGCCGTGGGAATTCCACGCACCGATGGCGATTGCCGCGATGCAGGCGAAAATCGCCGTCGGTTGCGAAGTGGTGGCCGGCATCACCCTGCAAGACCACTGGGATGTGCTGAATACCCAGCTGAAGACGGGCACGCCGTACATGTTGCTGGAAAATGTGTGCTACCGCCGCGACGTGATGGCCGCGCTGCAGATGGTGCGCGCGGGCCTGTTCGGCGAACTGCTGCACCTGCAGGGCGGCTACCAGCACGATTTGCGCGCCGTCAAATTCAACAGCGGCAATCCGGCCAAGCCGTATGGCGGCGGCGTGGAATTCGGCGAAAAGGGCTGGTCGGAAGCCCATTGGCGCACGCAGCACTCGGTCGAGCGCAATGGCGAACTGTATCCGAGCCACGGCATCGGCCCGTGCGCCATGTACACGAACATCAATCGCGGCAACCGTTTTACGCGCATCAACGCCTTTGCCACCAAGGCGCGCGGCTTGCACGACTACATCGTCAAGCAGCCGGGCGGCGCGCAGCATGCGAACGCCAAGGTGAAATTCAAGCTGGGCGACGTCGTCACCACCACCCTGGCGTGCGAAAACGGCGAAACCATCATCCTGCAGCACGATACGAGCCTGCCGCGCCCGTATTCGCTGGGTTTCCGCGTGCAAGGCACGGACGGCCTGTGGATGGACTTGAATAATTCGATTCATATCGAGGGCGTCAGCAAGCCGCACCAGTGGGACGACTTCAAGGCTTACCAGGACAAGTATGAGCACCCGGTGTGGCGCAAATACGCGGCGCAAGCCGAAGGCGCGGGCCACGGCGGCATGGACTTCTTCGTCATCCACGCCTTTGTCGAAGCATTGAAGGCCAACGCGCCGATGCCGATCGATATCTACGACGCCGTCACGTGGAGCGCCATCACGCCGTTGTCCGAGCAGTCGATCGCCGCCAACTTCCAGACTCTGGACTTCCCCGACTTCACGGGCGGCCAGTGGAAAGCGCGCAAGCCGATCTTCGCCCTCGACGGCAAGTACTAA
- a CDS encoding NarK family nitrate/nitrite MFS transporter, whose translation MSRYMINTWEPETPSFWQSTGKATAARNLWISIPALLLAFAVWMVWSVVVVNLPNIGFTYSNNQLFWLTALPGLSGATLRIFYSFMVPIFGGRRWTAISTGSLLIPAIGIGLAVQDVNTGYPTMLILALLCGFGGGNFASSMANISFFYPKASKGFALGMNAGLGNLGVSVVQFVVPLVITFAVFGAWGGDSLTWVKNGVSKDMWLQNAGFIWVPFIALSTLLAWFGMNDLASAKASFSEQAVIFKRKHNWLMCWLYTGTFGSFIGYSAAFPLLIKIQFPDVNPLDYAFLGPLVGALARVAGGVISDKLGGARVTLWSFLLMIGAVLGVLYFMPQAGVGGSFSGFFWMFMLLFAGTGVGNASTFRMIPVIFLTEHQRAAAGKGKAAQEQAILDANKEGAAVLGFTSAVAAYGAFFIPKSYGTSISLTGSPDAALWCFIGFYVSCIAITWWCYARKNAPMPC comes from the coding sequence ATGAGCCGCTATATGATCAATACGTGGGAGCCGGAAACCCCGAGCTTCTGGCAAAGCACGGGCAAGGCCACGGCCGCGCGCAATCTGTGGATTTCGATTCCCGCGCTGCTGCTGGCGTTCGCCGTGTGGATGGTGTGGAGCGTGGTGGTGGTGAATCTGCCCAACATCGGTTTCACCTACAGTAACAACCAGCTGTTCTGGCTGACGGCCTTGCCGGGTCTGTCCGGCGCCACCTTGCGCATCTTTTATTCGTTCATGGTGCCGATTTTCGGCGGCCGCCGCTGGACGGCCATTTCCACGGGCTCGCTGCTGATTCCCGCCATCGGCATCGGCCTGGCCGTGCAGGATGTGAACACCGGCTATCCGACCATGCTGATCCTGGCCCTGCTGTGCGGCTTCGGCGGCGGCAATTTCGCCTCGTCGATGGCCAACATCAGCTTTTTCTATCCGAAGGCGAGCAAGGGTTTCGCGCTGGGCATGAATGCGGGCCTGGGCAACCTGGGCGTGTCGGTGGTGCAGTTCGTCGTGCCGCTGGTGATCACGTTCGCCGTCTTCGGCGCCTGGGGCGGCGATTCGCTGACCTGGGTCAAGAATGGCGTGAGCAAGGACATGTGGCTGCAAAACGCGGGCTTCATCTGGGTGCCGTTCATCGCGCTGTCGACCTTGCTGGCCTGGTTCGGCATGAATGACCTGGCCTCTGCCAAGGCTTCGTTTTCCGAGCAGGCCGTGATTTTCAAGCGCAAGCACAACTGGCTCATGTGCTGGCTGTACACGGGCACCTTCGGCTCCTTCATCGGTTATTCGGCCGCGTTTCCGCTACTGATCAAGATCCAGTTCCCTGACGTGAATCCGCTCGATTACGCCTTCCTGGGACCTTTGGTCGGTGCGCTGGCGAGGGTCGCCGGTGGCGTGATTTCCGATAAACTGGGCGGCGCCAGAGTCACCCTGTGGTCCTTCCTGCTGATGATAGGCGCCGTGCTGGGCGTGCTGTACTTCATGCCGCAAGCGGGCGTGGGTGGCAGTTTCAGCGGCTTCTTCTGGATGTTCATGCTGCTGTTCGCCGGCACGGGCGTCGGCAATGCGTCGACTTTCCGCATGATCCCCGTGATCTTTTTGACGGAGCACCAGCGCGCGGCCGCCGGCAAGGGCAAGGCGGCGCAGGAGCAAGCCATCCTTGACGCCAACAAGGAAGGTGCGGCCGTCCTGGGATTCACGTCGGCCGTGGCGGCCTACGGCGCCTTCTTCATCCCGAAAAGCTATGGCACCTCGATTTCGCTGACGGGCAGCCCCGACGCGGCCCTGTGGTGCTTCATCGGCTTTTATGTCAGCTGCATCGCGATCACCTGGTGGTGCTATGCGCGCAAGAATGCGCCGATGCCTTGCTAA